A window of Drosophila santomea strain STO CAGO 1482 unplaced genomic scaffold, Prin_Dsan_1.1 Segkk104_quiver_pilon_scaf, whole genome shotgun sequence contains these coding sequences:
- the LOC122756558 gene encoding uncharacterized protein LOC122756558: protein MYRQIRVNSAHTRFQKILFRNKDGELCDYELDTVTFGVNCEPFLAIRILQQLPQDIRGQYPLASDIISNFMYVDDVLAGTHTKRSAVLAIEELRLALESAGFPLRKWTSNERKLLQEVPKEHLISADFLELEEAIAPVRSLSIPRLELCGAVLLTELAALVISEMPPHVYETFYWTDSTIVLAWLSRPACTWTTFVANRVAKVEQCTDGSKWGHVRSEDNPADLASRAVSPQELKDSALWWRGPAWLHLKQEQCPSELWFHPKTELEQRPVKCHTVAVPSAVEILERFSAFDRALRVLAYVFRFVKSCRRKGVASSVELTAAGLSEVQERLIVLTQKNEFPAEYKVLSNKQPVPPASAISNLNPFLDGNGVLRARGRLQASEMLSYDEKHPIILPARCRFAELQVLFIHRISLNGGNQLMIRLIRFKFWIPKLKMMVNRTIHSCRVCVIHKKRLQTQLMGNLPRARSTFSRPFTHTGVDFAGPFDVKSYVATSDLTTEKFLVRSTSPKDSSPPRSSLSTPTSAPSLVRTSVSILPTAAVLIGSEQKRFDVRVLVDPSCPVSRIHVSLVKALNLTVTGVGNERLCTTEIRSKTSRMSKQLLMLVDEQMDPKVQDMFHNMTLADDRLFHPALVSAVLGADVYADLMLPGIIASQDDLPMAKNSKLGWILSGRGSLPKICKYSSCKGGRMFMPNS, encoded by the exons ATGTACAGGCAAATTCGGGTAAATTCGGCCCATACGCGCTTTCAAAAAATCCTCTTTCGCAATAAGGACGGAGAGCTCTGTGACTATGAACTCGATACAGTCACCTTCGGCGTAAACTGTGAGCCTTTTCTAGCCATCCGCATACTACAACAGTTGCCTCAGGATATCCGAGGCCAATATCCTTTGGCAAGTGACATCATCTCGAACTTCATGTACGTCGACGATGTGCTTGCAGGCACTCACACTAAGCGGTCGGCAGTTTTAGCCATCGAGGAGCTTCGGCTGGCTCTTGAGAGTGCTGGTTTTCCATTACggaagtggacctcgaacgaAAGAAAACTCCTACAAGAGGTTCCAAAGGAGCACTTGATTAGTGCAGACTTTCTTGAGCTTGAAGAGGCTA TCGCTCCTGTCAGATCCCTCTCCATACCACGCTTGGAATTGTGCGGAGCAGTGCTGCTCACGGAGCTGGCAGCTCTAGTAATTTCTGAAATGCCTCCTCATGTTTATGAGACCTTTTACTGGACCGACTCCACGATCGTTCTTGCATGGCTGAGTAGGCCAGCGTGCACCTGGACAACCTTCGTTGCCAACAGGGTCGCAAAAGTCGAACAGTGTACCGACGGAAGCAAGTGGGGACATGTACGATCCGAAGACAATCCAGCTGATCTGGCAAGCCGGGCCGTCTCACCCCAAGAGCTTAAGGACAGCGCACTGTGGTGGCGTGGGCCAGCTTGGTTGCACCtcaaacaggagcagtgtCCGAGTGAGTTGTGGTTCCATCCGAAGACTGAGCTTGAGCAGCGCCCCGTCAAATGTCACACGGTCGCAGTGCCCTCAGCAGTTGAGATCCTAGAGAGGTTCTCAGCCTTTGACCGAGCTCTGCGCGTTCTTGCTTATGTGTTTCGCTTTGTGAAAAGTTGCCGGAGGAAAGGTGTAGCCTCATCGGTAGAACTCACTGCGGCGGGATTGTCGGAGGTGCAGGAGCGGTTAATTGTGCTCACTCAGAAGAATGAGTTCCCCGCCGAATATAAGGTTTTGAGCAACAAGCAACCAGTTCCACCCGCAAGCGCCATTTCTAACCTAAACCCCTTTCTCGACGGAAATGGTGTCTTGAGAGCCAGAGGCAGGTTACAAGCATCTGAAATGCTTAGTTATGATGAAAAACATCCGATCATCCTTCCTGCACGGTGTAGGTTCGCCGAACTTCAAGTCCTGTTTATCCATCGCATATCCTTGAATGGGGGGAATCAATTAATGATCCGACTGATTCGTTTCAAATTCTGGATTCCCAAGCTTAAAATGATGGTGAATCGAACAATACACTCGTGCCGAGTGTGTGTCATCCACAAGAAGAGACTGCAGACGCAGTTGATGGGGAATTTGCCCCGTGCGAGGTCCACGTTCTCCAGACCGTTCACCCATACGGGAGTGGACTTCGCAGGACCATTTGACGTCAAGAGTTATGTCG CGACCTCCGACTTGACTACTGAGAAGTTCTTGGTTCGCTCAACCTCGCCGAAGGATAGTTCCCCACCCCGCAGCTCCTTGTCAACGCCGACTAGCGCGCCTAGCCTGGTGCGGACGAGCGTCAGCATCCTTCCGACCGCTGCCGTGCTCATTGGGTCCGAGCAGAAGAGATTCGATGTGCGAGTCTTGGTGGATCCGAGCTGCCCCGTGAGTCGCATCCACGTCTCGCTGGTGAAGGCCCTCAACTTGACAGTCACGGGCGTGGGCAACGAACGGCTGTGCACCACCGAGATTCGCTCAAAAACGTCCCGGATGAGCAaacagctgctgatgctggtggACGAGCAGATGGATCCGAAGGTGCAGGACATGTTCCACAACATGACGCTAGCGGATGACCGGTTGTTCCACCCAGCGCTTGTCTCGGCTGTCCTTGGAGCAGACGTTTACGCCGACCTGATGCTGCCGGGTATCATCGCGAGCCAGGACGACCTGCCCATGGCAAAAAATTCCAAGCTGGGATGGATCCTTTCGGGACGCGGTTCTCTACCCAAAATTTGCAAGTATTCCTCTTGCAAgggggggagaatgttcatgccgaacagctga